The following proteins are encoded in a genomic region of Drosophila willistoni isolate 14030-0811.24 chromosome 2L unlocalized genomic scaffold, UCI_dwil_1.1 Seg196, whole genome shotgun sequence:
- the LOC6639967 gene encoding kynurenine 3-monooxygenase has product MSVILTETNGSDERRKVAIVGAGLVGSLAALYFARMGNQVDLYEYRDDVRKSELVQGRSINLALSQRGRKALSQLGLGLEEQVLSTAIPMKGRMLHNIQGKTSVVIYDPCFKQCLYSVGRKQLNELLLNACDKFPNIKCHFDHKLTKANVKEGQLEFKRSHSVEGVKAKADLIVGCDGAFSALRQNLIKLPGFNYTQEYIETGYLELCIPAKKNEFQMPPNYLHIWPRDNFMMIALPNQDKSFTVTLSMPFDIFASIKNPEELIQFFTQYYPDALPLIGKEQLIKDFFKTKPQHLLSIKCRPYHYENKALLLGDAAHAMVPYYGQGMNAGMEDVTLLNSLLQQLPLEEALAQYTEQRWQDAFAICDLAMYNYVEMRDLTKRWSFRCRKMLDTWLFRLFPTIWVPLYNSVSFTSMPYSKCIANRKWQDQLLWRTFLGFIVVGLGVTGSAIYWQRFR; this is encoded by the exons ATGAGTGTCATCTTAACGGAAACCAACGGGTCGGATGAACGCCGAAAAGTAGCGATAGTGGGTGCAGGTTTG gtggGTTCTTTGGCCGCCTTGTATTTTGCCCGCATGGGCAATCAGGTTGATTTGTATGAGTATCGTGATGATGTACGTAAATCTGAATTGGTCCAGGGACGTAGCATCAATTTGGCTCTATCTCAACGTGGACGCAAGGCTTTATCCCAACTCGGCCTCGGGCTGGAGGAGCAGGTCCTTTCAACTGCCATTCCCATGAAAGGACGCATGCTTCACAATATTCAAGGCAAGACCAGTGTAGTCATCTATGATCCCTGTTTTAAACAATGCTTATACTCTGTGGGACGAAAACAATTAAATGAGTTATTACTGAATGCATGCGATAAGTTTCCCAATATCAAATGCCATTTTGATCATAAATTGACCAAGGCCAATGTAAAAGAAGGTCAACTGGAGTTCAAGCGGAGTCATTCGGTCGAGGG TGTTAAAGCTAAAGCCGATTTGATTGTTGGCTGTGATGGTGCCTTTAGTGCATTGCGTCagaatttgattaaattgcCAGGATTCAATTATACGCAAGAGTATATAGAAACGGGCTATCTGGAGTTATGTATACCGGCCAAGAAGAATGAATTCCAAATGCCACCCAATTATTTGCATATCTGGCCAAGGGATAATTTCATGATGATTGCCTTGCCCAATCAGGATAAATCATTTACGGTCACTCTCTCAATGCCATTTGATATCTTTGCCAGCATTAAGAATCCAGAAGAATTAATCCAATTCTTTACGCAATACTATCCAGATGCCTTGCCCTTGATTGGCAAGGAGCAATTGATTAAGGACTTTTTTAAAACCAAACCACAACATTTGCTCTCCATCAAGTGTCGACCATATCATTATGAGAATAAAGCTTTGCTATTGGGCGATGCTGCCCACGCAATGGTTCCCTATTATGGTCAGGGTATGAATGCTGGCATGGAGGATGTTACCCTACTAAATTCCCTACTGCAACAGTTGCCGCTAGAGGAGGCTTTGGCTCAGTATACAGAACAACGTTGGCAGGACGCCTTTGCCATCTGTGATCTGGCCATGTATAACTATGTGGAG ATGCGCGATTTGACCAAGAGATGGTCTTTTCGCTGTCGCAAGATGTTGGACACTTGGCTGTTTCGTTTGTTTCCCACTATCTGGGTTCCACTCTATAATAGTGTCTCATTTACCAGTATGCCGTATAGCAAATGCATTGCCAATCGTAAGTGGCAGGATCAACTTTTGTGGAGGACTTTTCTTGGTTTCATAGTTGTTGGTCTAGGTGTGACAGGAAGTGCTATCTATTGGCAGCGATTTAGATGA